The Triticum aestivum cultivar Chinese Spring chromosome 7B, IWGSC CS RefSeq v2.1, whole genome shotgun sequence genome window below encodes:
- the LOC123160944 gene encoding tRNA A64-2'-O-ribosylphosphate transferase isoform X3, protein MAAAAAAASEHAAEEGPLSIYKAARRIKRRESTLYNALRSVADDAAFVAEIAALWPALPLVSNLRCGLWYAQPRSLAATCYFKSTDGHAGNWGFSTARLNLHLALLAGERGGCIIVDSTRKGKRFPDSMAKTIPIWCCVLNRAIQRHRLRAINQAVVSNGDAEEYSGSSNWDSSVHLPVWVLETEKNAIEGRIEEWANLFESCGADIHSLALGLQKPLRPLWISQNTRIWLNEVPDHQLWDFTPIILVSASASGTVATQRTASEFSWRYIPGAGDDEESWARGLTPTLFWKHSYDLLDGGPDLCNQLVADIVEKDRVYRAQRGEHSPQVIVKHVKCSSHGLEPYKGDHTIIAQPMNSNPSTIAPANTQYSNGGHVVFWIGTSNLAVGSTMQVADGLADMDCILNCDSTSRLPPSSSEDSYLELPIVGSKDERFSLLKNLPKAVSFAKKNLIARRKMLLCCQNGEDISICVALAIITRLFSDTGSFDCGESFMRRDITKLEMRKRLVFICKYAVNARPSRGNLRQVYGFLCNEKEQLPC, encoded by the exons atggcggcggcggcggccgcggcgtcaGAGCACGCGGCCGAGGAGGGGCCGCTGAGCATCTACAAGGCGGCGAGGCGCATCAAGCGGCGGGAGAGCACCCTGTACAACGCGCTGCGGAGCGTGGCGGACGACGCGGCCTTCGTGGCCGAGATCGCGGCGCTCTGGCCGGCGCTGCCGCTGGTCTCCAACCTCCGCTGCGGCCTCTGGTACGCGCAGCCGCGCTCCCTCGCCGCCACCTGCTACTTCAAGTCCACCGACGGCCACGCCGGTAACTGGGGCTTCTCCACGGCCCGCCTCAATCTCCACCTCGCCCTCCTCGCCG GGGAAAGAGGAGGGTGCATAATAGTTGATTCAACGAGGAAAGGGAAACGATTTCCTGACAGCATGGCAAAGACCATACCCATTTGGTGCTGTGTTCTCAATCGAGCCATTCAGAGGCATCGACTGCGGGCTATCAACCAAG CTGTTGTATCAAACGGGGATGCTGAAGAGTACTCTGGTTCATCAAACTGGGATAGCTCAGTTCATCTTCCTGTATGGGTTCTGGAAACTGAGAAAAATGCAATAGAGGGGCGTATTGAAGAATGGGCGAACCTATTTGAATCTTGTGGTGCAGACATTCATTCTCTTGCATTAGGTTTGCAGAAACCACTCCGTCCACTGTGGATATCACAAAATACACGTATATGGTTGAATGAAGTACCAGATCATCAGTTATGGGACTTCACTCCCATCATATTAGTTTCAGCATCTGCATCTGGTACAGTGGCTACACAAAGGACGGCGTCAGAATTCAGCTGGCGCTATATTCCTGGTGCAGGAGATGATGAAGAGAGTTGGGCACGTGGTCTAACTCCTACATTATTCTGGAAGCATTCATACGATCTACTTGATGGTGGACCAGATCTTTGTAATCAGTTAGTTGCCGATATTGTTGAAAAGGATAGGGTTTACCGTGCGCAGAGGGGTGAACATTCTCCACAAGTTATAGTTAAGCATGTAAAGTGCTCAAGCCATGGACTCGAACCCTACAAGGGAGATCATACAATTATCGCACAACCTATGAACTCAAACCCTTCTACTATTGCTCCAGCAAATACACAATACTCCAATGGTGGTCATGTAGTCTTCTGGATTGGGACATCAAACCTTGCAGTAGGATCTACCATGCAAG TTGCAGATGGCTTGGCTGATATGGATTGCATATTGAACTGTGACAGCACATCAAGATTGCCTCCTAGTTCATCAGAAGATTCTTACCTTGAGCTACCTATTGTG GGTTCCAAGGATGAGCGATTTTCTTTGTTGAAAAATCTTCCTAAAGCAGTTAGCTTTGCAAAGAAAAATCTGATCGCAAGGAGAAAAATGCTGCTATGTTGTCAAAATG GAGAAGATATAAGCATTTGTGTAGCCTTGGCAATAATCACACGGTTATTCAGTGACACTG GGTCCTTTGACTGCGGCGAATCTTTTATGAGAAGAGACATCACCAAGTTGGAGATGAGGAAGAGGCTGGTGTTCATTTGCAAATACGCCGTTAATGCGCGGCCATCTAGGGGAAACTTGAGGCAGGTCTATGGTTTTCTATGCAACGAAAAGGAACAGCTGCCCTGTTAG
- the LOC123160944 gene encoding tRNA A64-2'-O-ribosylphosphate transferase isoform X2, producing MAAAAAAASEHAAEEGPLSIYKAARRIKRRESTLYNALRSVADDAAFVAEIAALWPALPLVSNLRCGLWYAQPRSLAATCYFKSTDGHAGNWGFSTARLNLHLALLAGERGGCIIVDSTRKGKRFPDSMAKTIPIWCCVLNRAIQRHRLRAINQGSGLNSETSAVVSNGDAEEYSGSSNWDSSVHLPVWVLETEKNAIEGRIEEWANLFESCGADIHSLALGLQKPLRPLWISQNTRIWLNEVPDHQLWDFTPIILVSASASGTVATQRTASEFSWRYIPGAGDDEESWARGLTPTLFWKHSYDLLDGGPDLCNQLVADIVEKDRVYRAQRGEHSPQVIVKHVKCSSHGLEPYKGDHTIIAQPMNSNPSTIAPANTQYSNGGHVVFWIGTSNLAVGSTMQDGLADMDCILNCDSTSRLPPSSSEDSYLELPIVGSKDERFSLLKNLPKAVSFAKKNLIARRKMLLCCQNGEDISICVALAIITRLFSDTGSFDCGESFMRRDITKLEMRKRLVFICKYAVNARPSRGNLRQVYGFLCNEKEQLPC from the exons atggcggcggcggcggccgcggcgtcaGAGCACGCGGCCGAGGAGGGGCCGCTGAGCATCTACAAGGCGGCGAGGCGCATCAAGCGGCGGGAGAGCACCCTGTACAACGCGCTGCGGAGCGTGGCGGACGACGCGGCCTTCGTGGCCGAGATCGCGGCGCTCTGGCCGGCGCTGCCGCTGGTCTCCAACCTCCGCTGCGGCCTCTGGTACGCGCAGCCGCGCTCCCTCGCCGCCACCTGCTACTTCAAGTCCACCGACGGCCACGCCGGTAACTGGGGCTTCTCCACGGCCCGCCTCAATCTCCACCTCGCCCTCCTCGCCG GGGAAAGAGGAGGGTGCATAATAGTTGATTCAACGAGGAAAGGGAAACGATTTCCTGACAGCATGGCAAAGACCATACCCATTTGGTGCTGTGTTCTCAATCGAGCCATTCAGAGGCATCGACTGCGGGCTATCAACCAAGGTAGCGGATTGAATTCTGAAACG TCAGCTGTTGTATCAAACGGGGATGCTGAAGAGTACTCTGGTTCATCAAACTGGGATAGCTCAGTTCATCTTCCTGTATGGGTTCTGGAAACTGAGAAAAATGCAATAGAGGGGCGTATTGAAGAATGGGCGAACCTATTTGAATCTTGTGGTGCAGACATTCATTCTCTTGCATTAGGTTTGCAGAAACCACTCCGTCCACTGTGGATATCACAAAATACACGTATATGGTTGAATGAAGTACCAGATCATCAGTTATGGGACTTCACTCCCATCATATTAGTTTCAGCATCTGCATCTGGTACAGTGGCTACACAAAGGACGGCGTCAGAATTCAGCTGGCGCTATATTCCTGGTGCAGGAGATGATGAAGAGAGTTGGGCACGTGGTCTAACTCCTACATTATTCTGGAAGCATTCATACGATCTACTTGATGGTGGACCAGATCTTTGTAATCAGTTAGTTGCCGATATTGTTGAAAAGGATAGGGTTTACCGTGCGCAGAGGGGTGAACATTCTCCACAAGTTATAGTTAAGCATGTAAAGTGCTCAAGCCATGGACTCGAACCCTACAAGGGAGATCATACAATTATCGCACAACCTATGAACTCAAACCCTTCTACTATTGCTCCAGCAAATACACAATACTCCAATGGTGGTCATGTAGTCTTCTGGATTGGGACATCAAACCTTGCAGTAGGATCTACCATGCAAG ATGGCTTGGCTGATATGGATTGCATATTGAACTGTGACAGCACATCAAGATTGCCTCCTAGTTCATCAGAAGATTCTTACCTTGAGCTACCTATTGTG GGTTCCAAGGATGAGCGATTTTCTTTGTTGAAAAATCTTCCTAAAGCAGTTAGCTTTGCAAAGAAAAATCTGATCGCAAGGAGAAAAATGCTGCTATGTTGTCAAAATG GAGAAGATATAAGCATTTGTGTAGCCTTGGCAATAATCACACGGTTATTCAGTGACACTG GGTCCTTTGACTGCGGCGAATCTTTTATGAGAAGAGACATCACCAAGTTGGAGATGAGGAAGAGGCTGGTGTTCATTTGCAAATACGCCGTTAATGCGCGGCCATCTAGGGGAAACTTGAGGCAGGTCTATGGTTTTCTATGCAACGAAAAGGAACAGCTGCCCTGTTAG
- the LOC123160944 gene encoding tRNA A64-2'-O-ribosylphosphate transferase isoform X1: protein MAAAAAAASEHAAEEGPLSIYKAARRIKRRESTLYNALRSVADDAAFVAEIAALWPALPLVSNLRCGLWYAQPRSLAATCYFKSTDGHAGNWGFSTARLNLHLALLAGERGGCIIVDSTRKGKRFPDSMAKTIPIWCCVLNRAIQRHRLRAINQGSGLNSETSAVVSNGDAEEYSGSSNWDSSVHLPVWVLETEKNAIEGRIEEWANLFESCGADIHSLALGLQKPLRPLWISQNTRIWLNEVPDHQLWDFTPIILVSASASGTVATQRTASEFSWRYIPGAGDDEESWARGLTPTLFWKHSYDLLDGGPDLCNQLVADIVEKDRVYRAQRGEHSPQVIVKHVKCSSHGLEPYKGDHTIIAQPMNSNPSTIAPANTQYSNGGHVVFWIGTSNLAVGSTMQVADGLADMDCILNCDSTSRLPPSSSEDSYLELPIVGSKDERFSLLKNLPKAVSFAKKNLIARRKMLLCCQNGEDISICVALAIITRLFSDTGSFDCGESFMRRDITKLEMRKRLVFICKYAVNARPSRGNLRQVYGFLCNEKEQLPC, encoded by the exons atggcggcggcggcggccgcggcgtcaGAGCACGCGGCCGAGGAGGGGCCGCTGAGCATCTACAAGGCGGCGAGGCGCATCAAGCGGCGGGAGAGCACCCTGTACAACGCGCTGCGGAGCGTGGCGGACGACGCGGCCTTCGTGGCCGAGATCGCGGCGCTCTGGCCGGCGCTGCCGCTGGTCTCCAACCTCCGCTGCGGCCTCTGGTACGCGCAGCCGCGCTCCCTCGCCGCCACCTGCTACTTCAAGTCCACCGACGGCCACGCCGGTAACTGGGGCTTCTCCACGGCCCGCCTCAATCTCCACCTCGCCCTCCTCGCCG GGGAAAGAGGAGGGTGCATAATAGTTGATTCAACGAGGAAAGGGAAACGATTTCCTGACAGCATGGCAAAGACCATACCCATTTGGTGCTGTGTTCTCAATCGAGCCATTCAGAGGCATCGACTGCGGGCTATCAACCAAGGTAGCGGATTGAATTCTGAAACG TCAGCTGTTGTATCAAACGGGGATGCTGAAGAGTACTCTGGTTCATCAAACTGGGATAGCTCAGTTCATCTTCCTGTATGGGTTCTGGAAACTGAGAAAAATGCAATAGAGGGGCGTATTGAAGAATGGGCGAACCTATTTGAATCTTGTGGTGCAGACATTCATTCTCTTGCATTAGGTTTGCAGAAACCACTCCGTCCACTGTGGATATCACAAAATACACGTATATGGTTGAATGAAGTACCAGATCATCAGTTATGGGACTTCACTCCCATCATATTAGTTTCAGCATCTGCATCTGGTACAGTGGCTACACAAAGGACGGCGTCAGAATTCAGCTGGCGCTATATTCCTGGTGCAGGAGATGATGAAGAGAGTTGGGCACGTGGTCTAACTCCTACATTATTCTGGAAGCATTCATACGATCTACTTGATGGTGGACCAGATCTTTGTAATCAGTTAGTTGCCGATATTGTTGAAAAGGATAGGGTTTACCGTGCGCAGAGGGGTGAACATTCTCCACAAGTTATAGTTAAGCATGTAAAGTGCTCAAGCCATGGACTCGAACCCTACAAGGGAGATCATACAATTATCGCACAACCTATGAACTCAAACCCTTCTACTATTGCTCCAGCAAATACACAATACTCCAATGGTGGTCATGTAGTCTTCTGGATTGGGACATCAAACCTTGCAGTAGGATCTACCATGCAAG TTGCAGATGGCTTGGCTGATATGGATTGCATATTGAACTGTGACAGCACATCAAGATTGCCTCCTAGTTCATCAGAAGATTCTTACCTTGAGCTACCTATTGTG GGTTCCAAGGATGAGCGATTTTCTTTGTTGAAAAATCTTCCTAAAGCAGTTAGCTTTGCAAAGAAAAATCTGATCGCAAGGAGAAAAATGCTGCTATGTTGTCAAAATG GAGAAGATATAAGCATTTGTGTAGCCTTGGCAATAATCACACGGTTATTCAGTGACACTG GGTCCTTTGACTGCGGCGAATCTTTTATGAGAAGAGACATCACCAAGTTGGAGATGAGGAAGAGGCTGGTGTTCATTTGCAAATACGCCGTTAATGCGCGGCCATCTAGGGGAAACTTGAGGCAGGTCTATGGTTTTCTATGCAACGAAAAGGAACAGCTGCCCTGTTAG